In Nocardioides sp., the following proteins share a genomic window:
- the coaE gene encoding dephospho-CoA kinase, with amino-acid sequence MRKRIGLTGGIASGKSTVSKLLSDLGAVIIDSDQLARDVVARGTPGLAQVVEAFGPVVLTAEGDLDRPAVGALVFRDEQARRRLEAIIHPLVRELSAEIEAEAPAHALIVHDIPLLAEAGMAEAFDAVVVVDTPTEQQIQRMVHDRGWSVDEALARIAAQATREQRLAIATHVIENSGTLDELAARVRAVWSELAPTS; translated from the coding sequence GTGCGGAAGCGGATCGGACTCACCGGTGGCATCGCGTCCGGCAAGAGCACGGTCTCGAAACTCTTGTCCGACCTCGGTGCGGTGATCATCGACTCCGACCAACTGGCCCGCGACGTGGTCGCGAGGGGTACGCCGGGCCTGGCCCAGGTGGTGGAGGCGTTCGGACCCGTGGTGCTGACGGCCGAGGGTGACCTCGATCGACCGGCGGTAGGTGCGCTCGTGTTCCGCGACGAGCAGGCCCGGCGACGGTTGGAAGCGATCATTCATCCGCTCGTACGCGAACTCAGCGCCGAGATCGAAGCCGAGGCGCCCGCCCACGCTCTGATCGTCCACGACATCCCCCTGCTGGCCGAAGCCGGGATGGCCGAGGCTTTCGATGCCGTGGTCGTGGTCGACACCCCGACCGAGCAGCAGATCCAGCGGATGGTCCACGACCGCGGCTGGAGCGTCGACGAGGCGCTGGCCCGGATCGCCGCCCAGGCGACGCGCGAGCAGCGGCTGGCGATCGCGACCCATGTCATCGAGAACTCCGGCACACTGGATGAGCTCGCCGCGCGCGTACGCGCAGTCTGGTCCGAGCTGGCGCCTACTTCATGA
- a CDS encoding S9 family peptidase: MQPPVAEPKPVTTTHHGRERIDAYDWLRAKDDPAVLAYLEAENVYTEERTAHLADLRGRIFDEIKARTQETDLSVPVRNRGYWWYSRSFEGKEYGASCRVPVTDPDDWTPPSPAEDAAPDRPALPGEEVLLDLNELAEGHEFFSMGGSSLSLDGRILAYSTDTTGDERFTVRFTQLQTGELLDDTITGVLGGVTWARDGSCYYTTVDDSWRSDKVWRHVLGTAASEDELVFHEPDGRFWVGVGRTRSNRFLVIAAGSKTTSEYRFLDQDAPDEGWRVFEPRSEGVEYSLEHAVIGGDDVFLVLHNSAGADFEIGRTACLPTPRADWTPLVAYDPTVRLEDVDAFAGHLVIHQRSAGLTQLRIIELADDALGEDALGEDYLVAFEDEVYTIGSGGSPDFHQPIVRLGYTTMATPPSIYDYDVRDRSLTLRKQSPVLGDYDPDAYEQHRLWATAPDGEQVPISLVCHRDARAQARPVPLLLYGYGAYEASIDPYFSVARLSLLDRGGAFAIAHIRGGGEMGRRWYDDGKLAHKSHTFTDFIACGEHLVETGWTTREHLVAEGGSAGGLLIGAVANLAPDLCGGLVAQVPFVDTLTSMLDPTLPLTITEYEEWGNPTDDVEAYDLIASYAPYDNVASLDYPPILAETSLHDTRVLYVEPAKWIARLRATAVGRRDFLLRTEMSAGHGGVSGRYKSWHDRARTLAWILERMGLSGVNPRVP, encoded by the coding sequence GTGCAGCCTCCCGTCGCCGAGCCGAAGCCCGTCACCACCACCCATCACGGTCGCGAGCGCATCGACGCGTACGACTGGTTGCGCGCCAAGGACGATCCCGCCGTGTTGGCCTACCTCGAAGCCGAGAACGTGTACACCGAGGAACGCACCGCCCACCTGGCCGACCTGCGGGGGCGGATCTTCGACGAGATCAAGGCCCGCACCCAGGAGACCGACCTCTCCGTCCCGGTGCGCAACCGCGGCTACTGGTGGTATTCACGCTCCTTCGAGGGCAAGGAATACGGCGCCTCATGCCGGGTGCCGGTCACCGACCCGGACGACTGGACCCCGCCGTCGCCGGCGGAGGACGCCGCCCCCGACCGGCCCGCGCTGCCGGGCGAGGAGGTGCTGCTCGATCTCAACGAACTAGCGGAGGGGCACGAGTTCTTCTCGATGGGCGGCTCGTCTCTGAGCCTGGACGGAAGGATCCTGGCGTACTCCACCGACACGACCGGTGATGAACGCTTCACCGTCCGTTTCACACAGCTCCAGACGGGCGAACTCCTCGACGACACCATTACCGGCGTGCTGGGCGGAGTCACCTGGGCGCGCGACGGGTCGTGCTACTACACGACCGTCGACGACTCCTGGCGCAGCGACAAGGTCTGGAGACACGTGCTCGGCACCGCTGCATCCGAGGACGAGTTGGTGTTCCACGAGCCGGACGGTCGCTTCTGGGTCGGCGTCGGCCGTACGCGCAGCAACCGCTTCCTGGTGATCGCCGCGGGCTCCAAGACCACGTCGGAATATCGCTTCCTCGACCAGGATGCGCCAGACGAGGGCTGGCGGGTCTTCGAGCCGCGCAGCGAGGGCGTCGAATACTCCCTCGAACACGCTGTCATCGGCGGCGATGACGTCTTCTTGGTGCTACACAACAGTGCGGGAGCCGACTTCGAGATCGGGCGCACTGCCTGCCTGCCGACGCCTCGGGCCGACTGGACTCCCCTGGTGGCGTACGACCCCACGGTGCGCCTTGAGGACGTCGACGCGTTCGCCGGTCACCTGGTGATCCACCAGCGCAGCGCCGGACTGACCCAGTTGCGCATTATCGAGCTGGCCGACGACGCTCTGGGCGAGGACGCTCTGGGCGAGGACTATCTGGTCGCGTTCGAGGACGAGGTCTACACGATCGGTTCGGGCGGGAGCCCCGACTTTCACCAACCGATCGTCCGTTTGGGCTACACGACCATGGCAACGCCGCCGTCGATCTACGACTACGACGTGCGCGACCGCTCGCTGACGCTGCGCAAACAGTCGCCAGTGCTGGGTGACTACGACCCCGACGCGTACGAGCAGCATCGCCTGTGGGCTACCGCCCCGGACGGTGAGCAGGTGCCGATCTCGCTGGTCTGTCATCGAGATGCCCGAGCACAGGCACGTCCGGTGCCGCTGCTGCTCTACGGCTACGGCGCGTACGAGGCCTCGATCGATCCCTACTTCTCGGTGGCGCGGCTGTCCCTGCTCGACCGCGGCGGGGCCTTCGCGATCGCTCACATCCGAGGCGGCGGGGAAATGGGTCGCCGGTGGTACGACGACGGCAAACTCGCGCACAAATCCCATACCTTCACCGACTTCATCGCCTGCGGCGAGCATCTGGTCGAGACCGGGTGGACCACGCGCGAGCACCTCGTGGCCGAAGGTGGGTCGGCGGGCGGACTGCTGATCGGTGCGGTCGCCAACCTCGCACCCGACCTGTGTGGCGGCCTGGTCGCCCAGGTGCCGTTCGTCGACACGCTCACGTCGATGCTCGATCCGACGTTGCCTTTGACCATCACCGAATACGAGGAATGGGGCAACCCCACCGACGACGTCGAGGCGTACGACCTGATCGCGAGCTATGCGCCCTACGACAACGTGGCTTCGCTCGACTACCCGCCGATCCTGGCCGAGACGTCGCTGCACGACACCCGCGTCCTCTACGTCGAACCTGCCAAGTGGATCGCCAGGCTGCGCGCGACTGCTGTCGGCAGGCGCGACTTCCTCTTGCGTACGGAGATGTCCGCCGGTCACGGTGGGGTGAGTGGGCGCTACAAGTCCTGGCACGACCGGGCTCGGACGCTGGCCTGGATCCTGGAGCGGATGGGCCTGTCCGGGGTGAATCCAAGAGTTCCCTGA
- a CDS encoding glycoside hydrolase family 3 N-terminal domain-containing protein, whose protein sequence is MRGRHSGGRAPRSRLPLVLGLVLLLGFGLLLAWPTISGSGASGESTRSAEPTHDAARTPEEPSETSEPSVDRDEVLSWGPTVGELADAQALVKTWTPEQLAGQVIVGRYAGSDPSIPAQLVEDLHLAGVSVTNGNVVDDAQVRATTVAVSAAMKADGRDFPAVLGVDQEGGSVEHLRGIATVFPAYVYAGAGVARDREAGAKIVDRAAFTTGLELRDFGFTWVFAPVGDVTIGDADVTIGTRSPSEDPEVAAATVAASVEGFNRAGIVSTTKHFPGHGQVTADSHEQLPVLESSLQEIRDHDLPPFEAAIAAKAPSIMTAHVDVEAIAPGRAGSMDERMYDFLRDDLGFEGVTITDSLGMGGALSEPFPAVNALNAGADLLLMPVDTAQTHRTLTAAIKDGRVTRERVEEAAAKVIAVQRWQARIARSTPVPDDVTEQAQAAAQALTVGP, encoded by the coding sequence ATGAGGGGACGTCACTCGGGAGGCCGCGCACCGCGCAGCCGATTGCCCCTGGTCTTGGGCCTGGTCCTGCTGCTCGGCTTCGGCTTGCTGCTGGCGTGGCCGACGATCAGTGGGTCGGGCGCGAGCGGTGAGAGTACGAGATCGGCAGAGCCAACCCACGACGCAGCACGAACCCCCGAAGAACCCTCCGAGACTTCTGAGCCGTCGGTGGATCGCGACGAGGTGCTCTCCTGGGGCCCGACGGTCGGTGAACTGGCGGACGCGCAGGCACTCGTCAAGACCTGGACGCCCGAGCAGTTGGCCGGCCAGGTGATCGTCGGGCGCTATGCCGGCTCCGACCCCAGCATCCCTGCGCAACTGGTCGAGGACCTGCACCTGGCCGGGGTCAGCGTCACCAACGGCAACGTCGTTGACGACGCGCAGGTGCGCGCCACCACGGTAGCCGTCAGCGCCGCGATGAAAGCCGACGGGCGTGACTTCCCGGCCGTCCTCGGAGTCGACCAGGAGGGTGGTTCCGTCGAGCATCTGCGCGGCATCGCCACCGTCTTCCCGGCGTACGTCTATGCCGGTGCCGGCGTCGCGCGTGATCGCGAGGCCGGCGCGAAGATCGTCGATCGAGCGGCGTTCACCACGGGTCTCGAACTTCGAGACTTCGGCTTTACCTGGGTCTTCGCGCCCGTGGGTGACGTGACCATCGGCGACGCCGACGTGACCATCGGGACCCGGTCGCCATCGGAGGACCCGGAGGTCGCAGCCGCCACGGTCGCGGCGTCGGTCGAGGGCTTCAATCGAGCGGGCATCGTCTCGACGACCAAGCACTTCCCCGGCCACGGCCAGGTGACCGCCGATTCGCACGAACAGTTGCCGGTCCTGGAGTCCTCGCTCCAGGAGATCCGCGACCATGACCTGCCACCTTTCGAGGCAGCGATCGCCGCAAAGGCTCCCTCGATCATGACCGCTCACGTGGACGTCGAGGCGATCGCGCCGGGGCGGGCGGGAAGCATGGACGAGCGGATGTACGACTTCCTACGCGACGACCTCGGCTTCGAGGGAGTCACGATCACCGACTCCCTCGGCATGGGGGGTGCGCTCTCAGAGCCGTTCCCGGCGGTCAACGCGCTCAACGCCGGCGCCGACCTGTTGCTGATGCCGGTCGACACCGCCCAGACACATCGCACGCTGACCGCGGCGATCAAGGACGGCCGGGTCACCCGGGAACGGGTGGAGGAGGCGGCTGCCAAAGTGATCGCCGTGCAGCGGTGGCAGGCACGTATCGCCCGGTCGACGCCGGTGCCCGACGACGTGACCGAGCAGGCGCAGGCTGCCGCCCAAGCACTCACCGTCGGCCCCTAA
- a CDS encoding AMP-binding protein translates to MSLPSLHPGDRVALLVPGSATYAQACLALLDCGVFPVPLDPKLTAYERDAILADVDPVHVVTDPVELDGLVASRRDLLPRGRPMHVTSGTTGRPKAVFSGLLSEDHATALVTEERDLWEFCATDVNLVVSPLHHSAPLRFAMGTLLAGGRLVVPGPFDVVRLTDAIVRERPTTMFVVPTHLQRLFAHWDEVGWPDLSSFRLVAHAGAPCPVAVKARLIERFPAGSTWEFYGSTEGQFTACRSEEWLERPGTVGRARPGRSMTVDGDGHLWCEVPEHARFRYWNAPEKTADAWRGSAFTVGDLGRIDEDGYVWLDGRRVDLIISGGVNVYPLEVEQVLHEVPGLVDIAVFGTPDPEWGQRVCAAVVGDVSEESLRSYARTHLAPAKRPKDYLFVPDLPRTATGKVRRTDLGHP, encoded by the coding sequence GTGAGTTTGCCGAGTCTGCACCCGGGCGATCGGGTCGCGCTGTTGGTGCCCGGGAGCGCGACGTACGCGCAAGCCTGCCTGGCTCTCCTGGACTGCGGTGTCTTTCCGGTGCCGCTGGACCCCAAGCTCACGGCGTACGAACGCGACGCGATCCTGGCGGACGTCGATCCGGTTCACGTCGTGACGGACCCGGTCGAACTCGATGGCCTCGTCGCCAGTCGCCGCGACCTGCTCCCCCGCGGCCGACCGATGCACGTCACCAGCGGTACGACCGGCCGACCCAAGGCAGTCTTCTCGGGGTTGCTGTCCGAGGACCACGCGACCGCGTTGGTGACCGAAGAGCGCGACCTGTGGGAGTTCTGCGCGACCGACGTGAATCTCGTGGTGAGCCCCCTGCACCACTCCGCGCCGTTGCGGTTTGCGATGGGCACGCTGTTGGCCGGTGGGCGGCTGGTGGTGCCGGGTCCCTTCGACGTCGTACGACTGACCGACGCGATCGTGCGCGAACGCCCGACCACGATGTTCGTGGTGCCGACTCATCTCCAGCGTCTGTTCGCCCATTGGGACGAGGTGGGCTGGCCCGATCTTTCGTCTTTCCGGCTGGTGGCACATGCCGGTGCGCCGTGCCCGGTCGCGGTCAAGGCGCGGCTGATCGAGCGATTCCCCGCGGGCTCGACCTGGGAGTTCTACGGTTCGACCGAAGGGCAGTTCACCGCCTGCAGGTCCGAGGAATGGCTGGAGCGCCCCGGCACCGTAGGACGCGCTCGCCCCGGGCGGTCGATGACGGTCGACGGGGACGGCCATCTGTGGTGCGAGGTGCCCGAACACGCACGGTTTCGCTATTGGAACGCGCCCGAGAAGACCGCTGACGCCTGGCGCGGCTCGGCATTCACCGTCGGAGACCTCGGCCGGATCGACGAGGACGGGTATGTCTGGCTCGACGGTCGCCGCGTCGACCTGATCATCTCCGGCGGGGTCAACGTCTATCCCCTCGAAGTGGAGCAGGTGCTCCACGAGGTCCCGGGGCTCGTCGACATCGCGGTCTTCGGCACCCCGGATCCCGAGTGGGGGCAACGCGTGTGTGCTGCAGTGGTCGGGGACGTCAGCGAGGAGTCGCTGCGCTCGTACGCGCGTACGCATCTCGCGCCAGCCAAGCGCCCCAAGGACTATCTGTTCGTCCCCGATCTGCCCCGGACGGCGACCGGGAAGGTGCGGCGTACGGACCTCGGCCACCCCTGA
- a CDS encoding carboxypeptidase regulatory-like domain-containing protein: protein MKSNVRHFRAAHLHVLAAVFALVATMLVFTAASSSQATPGGPSAAAASLSLKAQAGNARPGKAVITGRVTSRSGKPLGGVTVVAYGTRKGAQHWSEKVAAATDAQGNYRLTGLQSGSYEIRFTDGT from the coding sequence ATGAAATCCAACGTCAGACACTTCCGGGCAGCGCACCTGCACGTGCTGGCTGCAGTCTTCGCACTGGTCGCCACGATGCTCGTCTTCACGGCCGCCAGCAGTTCGCAAGCCACGCCAGGCGGACCGAGCGCAGCCGCAGCCTCGTTGAGTCTGAAGGCGCAGGCCGGCAACGCGCGCCCAGGCAAGGCGGTGATCACCGGACGGGTGACCAGTCGCTCTGGCAAGCCATTGGGCGGCGTGACCGTCGTGGCGTACGGCACCCGCAAAGGGGCGCAACACTGGTCCGAGAAAGTCGCCGCCGCCACGGATGCCCAGGGCAATTACCGCCTGACCGGCTTGCAGAGCGGGTCGTACGAGATCCGCTTCACTGACGGCACCTAA
- the rpsA gene encoding 30S ribosomal protein S1, whose translation MTSTYAFPDTDAPQVAVNDIGSEEDFLAAIDATIKYFNDGDIVDGTIVKVDRDEVLLDIGYKTEGVIPSRELSIKHDVDPNEVVKVGDQVEALVLQKEDKEGRLILSKKRAQYERAWGTIEKVKEEDGVVEGTVIEVVKGGLILDIGLRGFLPASLVEMRRVRDLQPYVGQTLEAKIIELDKNRNNVVLSRRSWLEQTQSEVRHGFLTQLQKGQIRKGVVSSIVNFGAFVDLGGVDGLVHVSELSWKHIDHPNEVVNVGDEVTVEVLDVDMDRERVSLSLKATQEDPWQHFARTHQIGQIVPGKVTKLVPFGAFVRVEEGIEGLVHISELAERHVEIPEQVVQVNDDVMVKIIDIDLERRRISLSLKQANETATASDVEEFDPTLYGMAATYDEQGNYIYPEGFDPDTGEWLEGFEDQRAAWEEQYAQAHARWEAHVKQQEEAKQAEVEAGEATSYSSEAPAADSGSLASDEALQALRDKLTGGN comes from the coding sequence ATGACGAGCACGTACGCATTCCCGGACACCGACGCCCCGCAGGTAGCGGTCAACGACATCGGGTCCGAAGAGGACTTCCTCGCGGCGATCGACGCCACCATCAAATACTTCAACGACGGCGACATCGTCGACGGCACCATCGTCAAGGTGGACCGTGACGAGGTCCTCCTCGACATCGGCTACAAGACCGAGGGCGTCATCCCCTCGCGCGAGCTGTCCATCAAGCACGACGTCGACCCCAACGAGGTCGTCAAGGTCGGCGACCAGGTCGAAGCCCTCGTTCTCCAGAAGGAGGACAAGGAAGGCCGCCTCATCCTGTCCAAGAAGCGTGCGCAGTACGAGCGCGCCTGGGGCACGATCGAGAAGGTCAAGGAAGAGGACGGCGTCGTCGAGGGCACCGTGATCGAGGTCGTCAAGGGCGGCCTGATCCTGGACATCGGCCTGCGCGGCTTCCTGCCCGCGTCCCTGGTCGAGATGCGCCGCGTGCGCGACCTGCAGCCGTACGTCGGCCAGACGCTCGAGGCCAAGATCATCGAGCTCGACAAGAACCGCAACAACGTCGTGCTGTCGCGTCGCTCGTGGCTCGAGCAGACCCAGTCCGAGGTCCGTCACGGATTCCTCACCCAGTTGCAGAAGGGCCAGATCCGCAAGGGTGTCGTGTCCTCCATCGTCAACTTCGGTGCCTTCGTGGACCTCGGTGGCGTCGACGGCCTCGTGCACGTCTCGGAGCTGTCCTGGAAGCACATCGACCACCCCAACGAGGTCGTCAACGTCGGTGACGAGGTCACCGTCGAGGTGCTGGACGTCGACATGGACCGCGAGCGCGTCTCGCTGTCGCTGAAGGCGACCCAGGAAGACCCGTGGCAGCACTTCGCTCGCACCCACCAGATCGGTCAGATCGTGCCGGGCAAGGTCACCAAGCTGGTGCCCTTCGGTGCCTTCGTCCGCGTCGAGGAGGGCATCGAGGGTCTGGTGCACATCTCCGAGCTCGCCGAGCGTCACGTCGAGATCCCCGAGCAGGTCGTCCAGGTCAACGACGACGTCATGGTCAAGATCATCGACATCGACCTGGAGCGTCGCCGGATCTCCTTGTCGCTCAAGCAGGCCAACGAGACCGCCACCGCCTCGGACGTCGAGGAGTTCGACCCGACGCTCTATGGCATGGCGGCGACCTACGACGAGCAGGGCAACTACATCTACCCCGAGGGCTTCGACCCCGACACGGGTGAGTGGCTCGAGGGCTTCGAGGACCAGCGCGCCGCGTGGGAAGAGCAGTACGCCCAGGCGCACGCCCGCTGGGAGGCGCACGTCAAGCAGCAGGAAGAGGCCAAGCAGGCCGAGGTCGAGGCCGGCGAAGCTACGTCCTACTCCTCGGAGGCTCCGGCTGCCGACTCCGGTTCGCTGGCGTCCGACGAGGCCCTGCAGGCCCTGCGCGACAAGCTCACCGGCGGCAACTGA
- a CDS encoding aminotransferase class I/II-fold pyridoxal phosphate-dependent enzyme, with protein sequence MTHSPLSQLSADDLAGLRADLDQRYTDLKNRGLKLDLTRGKPSAAQLDLSDELLSLPRGFLDASGTDVRNYGGLEGLRELREMFADLLWVEPEQVVAGGNSSLSMMRDCLVDLLLFGGVDSERPWSREESLKFICPVPGYDRHFALLAELGIEMVTVPMHDDGPDVAACAALAKDDPSIKGIWVVPTYANPSGAVVSQEVASQLVAMPTAAPDFKIFWDNAYGLHHLTEEEAKSADVITLASAAGHPHRPLMFASTSKITYAGAGVGFLAASVEQIAWYLQHLGKGSIGPDKVNHLRHVQFFGTPDGVRQHMRKHREIIAPKFDAVDAVLSGRLGGMEVATWNKPAGGYFVNLDVVPGTASRVVELAKAAGIALTPAGASFPYGRDPEDQNIRLAPTMPPVDEVTAAMDGLATCVLLAAVEKLGG encoded by the coding sequence GTGACCCACTCGCCCTTGTCGCAACTGTCCGCGGACGACCTGGCCGGCCTGCGCGCCGACCTCGACCAGCGCTATACGGACTTGAAGAACCGCGGTCTCAAACTCGACCTCACCCGAGGCAAGCCCTCTGCTGCGCAACTCGATCTGTCCGACGAGTTGTTGTCACTGCCCCGGGGATTCCTGGATGCGTCCGGGACCGACGTACGCAACTACGGCGGGCTCGAAGGCCTGCGCGAGCTTCGCGAGATGTTCGCGGATCTGTTGTGGGTCGAGCCGGAGCAGGTCGTCGCGGGCGGCAACTCGTCGTTGTCGATGATGCGGGACTGCCTGGTCGACCTGCTGCTCTTCGGCGGCGTCGACAGCGAGCGACCGTGGAGCCGTGAAGAGTCGCTGAAGTTCATCTGCCCCGTGCCCGGATACGATCGCCACTTCGCCTTGCTGGCCGAACTCGGCATCGAGATGGTGACGGTGCCCATGCACGACGACGGGCCTGACGTCGCGGCCTGCGCTGCCCTGGCCAAGGACGACCCGAGCATCAAGGGGATCTGGGTGGTGCCGACGTACGCCAACCCCAGCGGCGCCGTGGTCTCGCAGGAGGTCGCCTCCCAACTCGTGGCGATGCCTACGGCCGCGCCCGACTTCAAGATCTTCTGGGACAACGCCTACGGCCTGCACCACTTGACCGAGGAGGAGGCCAAGAGCGCGGACGTCATCACGCTCGCGTCGGCTGCCGGGCACCCGCACCGCCCGCTGATGTTCGCCTCGACCTCGAAGATCACCTACGCCGGTGCGGGTGTCGGTTTCCTCGCCGCCTCGGTGGAGCAGATCGCGTGGTATCTCCAGCATCTCGGCAAGGGCTCCATCGGCCCCGACAAGGTCAACCACCTGCGCCACGTGCAGTTCTTCGGCACACCCGACGGCGTCCGCCAGCACATGCGCAAGCACCGCGAGATCATCGCGCCCAAGTTCGACGCGGTCGACGCGGTGCTCAGCGGTCGCCTGGGCGGCATGGAAGTCGCGACCTGGAACAAGCCCGCGGGCGGATACTTCGTGAACCTCGACGTGGTGCCCGGAACGGCCTCGCGAGTGGTCGAACTCGCTAAGGCAGCGGGCATCGCCTTGACCCCGGCCGGGGCTTCGTTCCCGTACGGGCGCGACCCCGAGGACCAGAACATCCGGCTCGCGCCGACCATGCCGCCCGTGGACGAGGTCACCGCAGCCATGGACGGCCTGGCGACATGCGTACTCCTCGCGGCGGTCGAGAAACTCGGAGGCTGA
- a CDS encoding GDSL-type esterase/lipase family protein, with amino-acid sequence MLVGDSLTQGRVGDWTWRYWAWQELERDDANVDFVGPTRGLYELATQDYDKPGYRDSDFDQDHASRWGASYQDLGRTIGSLAEEFEPDVIVDLLGTNDLGWWGRSVAATETEARTFIESARKSAPETDIVLLHLVNDSEKARAFNARLDAIATELDQPDSRVIIADIGGYFEAEDVYDGLHPTESGERRIARAVVEALDELHD; translated from the coding sequence ATGCTGGTGGGTGACTCGCTCACCCAAGGCCGGGTCGGGGACTGGACCTGGCGCTATTGGGCCTGGCAGGAACTCGAGCGCGACGACGCCAACGTCGACTTCGTCGGGCCGACCCGCGGGCTCTACGAGTTGGCCACCCAGGACTACGACAAGCCCGGCTACCGCGACTCCGACTTCGACCAGGACCACGCCTCGCGCTGGGGAGCGTCCTACCAGGATCTCGGGCGTACGATCGGGTCGCTGGCCGAAGAGTTCGAGCCGGATGTGATCGTCGACCTGCTCGGGACCAACGACCTCGGCTGGTGGGGTCGTTCGGTGGCAGCGACCGAGACCGAGGCGCGTACCTTCATCGAATCGGCTCGCAAGTCGGCTCCCGAGACCGACATCGTCTTGCTGCACCTGGTCAACGACAGCGAGAAGGCCCGGGCCTTCAATGCACGCCTCGACGCGATCGCGACCGAGCTCGACCAGCCCGACAGCCGGGTGATCATCGCCGACATCGGCGGCTACTTCGAAGCCGAGGACGTCTACGACGGGCTGCATCCCACGGAGTCGGGGGAGCGACGGATTGCGCGCGCCGTGGTCGAGGCATTGGACGAACTGCACGACTAG
- a CDS encoding sigma-70 family RNA polymerase sigma factor: protein MTTTATRPTTREIEGRDSVGLYLDEIARNPLLDAALEVELSKTIEAGLMAEHLLREGRVGRRKGGAPGRATQEELEWLAEEGRKAVDTFIESNLRLVVSIARKYGRSAMPMLDLIQEGNTGLIRAVEKFDYTKGYKFSTYATWWVRQAITRGIAQQARVVRLPVHVVEELNQVSSARRTLERQLGRDPEPEEIATELGMEVERVLDLLAWGRDHVSLDTPVDEDGDTSLGDLMAQESAPGPDATVLSVEARERLDSLVGQLDERAADIIRARYGLVDGRQHKLADIGVKHGISAERVRQLEREALQKLRRLGDPDLAA, encoded by the coding sequence ATGACCACCACCGCCACGCGACCGACCACCCGCGAGATCGAAGGTCGCGACAGCGTCGGTCTCTACCTCGACGAGATCGCCCGCAACCCATTGCTGGACGCGGCTCTCGAGGTCGAACTCTCCAAGACGATCGAAGCCGGCCTGATGGCCGAACACCTGCTGCGCGAAGGCCGCGTCGGTCGCCGCAAGGGCGGTGCCCCGGGCCGTGCCACCCAGGAGGAGCTTGAGTGGCTGGCCGAAGAGGGCCGCAAGGCCGTCGACACGTTCATCGAATCCAACCTGCGCCTGGTCGTGTCGATCGCGCGCAAGTACGGCCGCTCCGCGATGCCGATGCTCGACCTGATCCAGGAGGGCAATACCGGGCTGATCCGTGCAGTCGAGAAGTTCGACTACACCAAGGGCTACAAGTTCTCCACGTACGCGACCTGGTGGGTCCGTCAGGCCATCACGCGCGGCATCGCCCAGCAGGCCCGAGTCGTACGCCTGCCTGTGCACGTGGTCGAGGAGCTCAACCAGGTCAGCAGCGCGCGACGCACCCTGGAGCGTCAGCTCGGCCGTGACCCGGAGCCCGAGGAGATCGCGACCGAGTTGGGCATGGAGGTCGAGCGCGTGCTCGACCTGCTCGCCTGGGGACGCGATCACGTCTCGCTCGACACCCCCGTCGACGAGGACGGGGACACCTCGCTGGGCGACTTGATGGCCCAGGAGAGCGCGCCCGGTCCCGACGCGACGGTGCTCTCGGTCGAGGCGCGCGAGCGACTCGACAGCCTGGTCGGCCAGCTCGACGAGCGGGCCGCCGACATCATCCGGGCGCGCTATGGCCTGGTCGACGGCCGCCAGCACAAGCTCGCCGACATCGGCGTCAAGCACGGCATCTCGGCAGAGCGCGTACGACAGCTCGAGCGCGAAGCGCTGCAGAAGTTGCGCCGCTTGGGAGACCCCGACCTCGCTGCTTGA